A region of the Deferribacterota bacterium genome:
ATTATTGAATGTTTTTGTATTTGCTCTTAAATAATCAATTTGATTAACCCTTAGAAAATATATATCTTTAAAATCCTTAAAGTATTCTCTTTTTTCAGGTTCTATAGGATTTTTATTCATTGGGCCAATTTGGTAAATATATACATCAGGATGATATTTATATATTGTTTCAATAGATGCTTTGACGATTTTTTTATTATCCTTAATTGGATATATGCCACCTGCTTTTGTTATTATATCATAAATGATGCTATCTCTACCTGCAAATAATAGTGGATTTGATGATATCTCAAATAGCACAGTAGGTTTTTTCTTGATTTTCTTTACGCCCTTAATCTGCTCTTCCAACTTATTTAATAAGTTATTGGCTTCTTCTTTTTTGTCTAATAAATTACCAAATTGATTTATTTTTTTTACTATTTCTTTTGTATTTCTTGGATCATAAACTAAAAACTTACTATGGGCTAAACTTTTAATTGTATCTAAAAATATATTAGATTCCATTGTAATAATTAATGTGGGGTTTAAATCTAGGATTAATTCTGT
Encoded here:
- a CDS encoding ABC transporter substrate-binding protein encodes the protein MKPLMSMFATLIILLLVNYCFAGERIVIIAPSAADIIYRLDASDMVVGKTKYIEKFKNAKLIGSHLKPNTELILDLNPTLIITMESNIFLDTIKSLAHSKFLVYDPRNTKEIVKKINQFGNLLDKKEEANNLLNKLEEQIKGVKKIKKKPTVLFEISSNPLLFAGRDSIIYDIITKAGGIYPIKDNKKIVKASIETIYKYHPDVYIYQIGPMNKNPIEPEKREYFKDFKDIYFLRVNQIDYLRANTKTFNNILSLNNYFQEVGFK